One Rattus norvegicus strain BN/NHsdMcwi chromosome 20, GRCr8, whole genome shotgun sequence DNA segment encodes these proteins:
- the Mln gene encoding promotilin: MVSCKAVVILLEVYAAAMLTSQIEAFLTIFVHGELQRLQLTAPARMGV; this comes from the exons ATGGTGTCCTGCAAGGCTGTGGTCATCTTGCTAGAGGTGTATGCAGCTGCCATGCTGACCTCCCAGATTGAAGCTTTCCTTACCATCTTCGTGCACGGTGAACTCCAGAGACTGCAG TTGACTGCTCCAGCACGAATGGGAGTGTGA
- the Lemd2 gene encoding LEM domain-containing protein 2, with amino-acid sequence MAGLSDLELRRELQALGFQPGPITDTTRNVYRNKLRRLRGEARLRDDERPREEARPRGPERQREEARLREEAPLRARPAAAVPRSEPWLSPPAPSAASDTPGPYGNFGASAAPWAVSRGLSYPTHTGPGPLRRRASVRGSSEDDEDARTPDRAAPGRARHWWVASSASARPHSALLGADTRPGLKGQRTGSAGVVRARPEAGRRLERCLSRLLLWASLGLLLVFLAILWVKMGKPSAPQEAEDNMKLLPVDCERKTDEFCQARQKAALLELLHELYNFLAIQAGNFECGNPEKLKSKCIPVLEAQEYIANVTSSSSSRFKAALTWILSSNKDVGIWLKGEDPSELVTTVDKVVCLESARPRMGMGCRLSRALLTAVTHVLIFFWCLAFLWGLLILLKYRWRKLEEEEQAMYEMVKKIIDVVQDHYVDWEQDMERYPYVGILHVRDSLIPPQSRRRMKRVWDRAVEFLASNESRIQTESHRVAGEDMLVWRWTKPSSFSDSER; translated from the exons ATGGCCGGCCTGTCGGACCTGGAGTTGCGGCGGGAGCTGCAGGCCCTGGGCTTCCAGCCAGGCCCCATCACCGACACCACTCGCAACGTCTACCGCAACAAGCTGCGCCGCCTGCGGGGCGAGGCCCGGCTGCGTGACGACGAGCGGCCGCGGGAGGAGGCCCGGCCGCGGGGCCCGGAGCGTCAGCGGGAGGAGGCCCGGCTACGCGAGGAAGCGCCGCTGCGCGCGCGGCCCGCCGCGGCCGTCCCGCGGtcggagccctggctgtccccgCCAGCCCCGAGCGCGGCTTCCGACACCCCGGGGCCTTACGGCAACTTCGGGGCCTCCGCCGCTCCCTGGGCCGTGAGCCGGGGCCTCTCCTACCCGACCCACACCGGGCCCGGGCCGCTGCGGCGCCGCGCCTCGGTCCGGGGCAGCTCCGAGGACGACGAGGATGCGCGGACGCCCGACAGGGCCGCCCCGGGCCGGGCCCGCCACTGGTGGGTCGCGTCGTCCGCCTCGGCGCGGCCGCACTCCGCGCTCCTCGGCGCCGACACGCGTCCCGGCCTTAAGGGTCAGCGCACGGGCTCCGCGGGCGTGGTGCGGGCCCGACCCGAGGCGGGCCGGCGGCTGGAGCGCTGCCTGTCTCGGCTCCtgctctgggccagcctggggctGCTGCTCGTCTTCCTGGCCATCCTCTGGGTGAAGATGGGCAAGCCCTCGGCGCCACAGGAGGCGGAGGACAACA TGAAATTGTTGCCGGTGGACTGTGAGAGAAAAACAGATGAG TTCTGCCAGGCCAGGCAGAAGGCGGCCCTGCTGGAGCTGTTGCATGAGCTGTACAACTTCCTGGCCATCCAAGCAG GTAATTTTGAGTGTGGCAATCCGGAGAAGCTAAAGAGCAAATGCATCCCTGTCCTGGAGGCCCAGGAGTACATAGCT AACGTGACCAGCAGTTCCTCTTCGAGGTTTAAGGCTGCACTGACCTGGATACTGAGCAGCAACAAGGATGTGGGCATCTG GCTGAAAGGGGAAGACCCATCTGAGCTAGTGACCACCGTGGACAAAGTGGTCTGCCTGGAGTCCGCCCGGCCCCGGATGGGCATGGGCTGCCGCCTCAGCCGCGCCCTGCTCACCGCGGTTACCCATGTGCTCATCTTTTTCTGGT GCCTGGCCTTCCTGTGGGGGCTGCTGATCCTCCTGAAGTACCGATGGCGGAAGCTTGAAGAGGAAGAGCAGGCCATGTATGAGATGGTGAAGAAGATCATAG atGTGGTTCAGGACCACTATGTGGACTGGGAACAGGACATGGAGCGCTACCCCTACGTGGGCATCCTTCACGTGCGCGACAGTCTAATCCCCCCACAGAGCAG GCGGCGCATGAAGCGAGTATGGGACCGCGCCGTGGAATTCCTGGCTTCCAATGAATCTCGGATCCAGACCGAGTCCCACCGAGTGGCCGGGGAGGACATGCTGGTGTGGAGATGGACTAAGCCTTCCTCCTTCTCTGACTCGGAGCGATAG
- the Lemd2 gene encoding LEM domain-containing protein 2 isoform X1, giving the protein MAGLSDLELRRELQALGFQPGPITDTTRNVYRNKLRRLRGEARLRDDERPREEARPRGPERQREEARLREEAPLRARPAAAVPRSEPWLSPPAPSAASDTPGPYGNFGASAAPWAVSRGLSYPTHTGPGPLRRRASVRGSSEDDEDARTPDRAAPGRARHWWVASSASARPHSALLGADTRPGLKGQRTGSAGVVRARPEAGRRLERCLSRLLLWASLGLLLVFLAILWVKMGKPSAPQEAEDNMKLLPVDCERKTDEFCQARQKAALLELLHELYNFLAIQAGNFECGNPEKLKSKCIPVLEAQEYIAPRAELTPSSTLQNVTSSSSSRFKAALTWILSSNKDVGIWLKGEDPSELVTTVDKVVCLESARPRMGMGCRLSRALLTAVTHVLIFFWCLAFLWGLLILLKYRWRKLEEEEQAMYEMVKKIIDVVQDHYVDWEQDMERYPYVGILHVRDSLIPPQSRRRMKRVWDRAVEFLASNESRIQTESHRVAGEDMLVWRWTKPSSFSDSER; this is encoded by the exons ATGGCCGGCCTGTCGGACCTGGAGTTGCGGCGGGAGCTGCAGGCCCTGGGCTTCCAGCCAGGCCCCATCACCGACACCACTCGCAACGTCTACCGCAACAAGCTGCGCCGCCTGCGGGGCGAGGCCCGGCTGCGTGACGACGAGCGGCCGCGGGAGGAGGCCCGGCCGCGGGGCCCGGAGCGTCAGCGGGAGGAGGCCCGGCTACGCGAGGAAGCGCCGCTGCGCGCGCGGCCCGCCGCGGCCGTCCCGCGGtcggagccctggctgtccccgCCAGCCCCGAGCGCGGCTTCCGACACCCCGGGGCCTTACGGCAACTTCGGGGCCTCCGCCGCTCCCTGGGCCGTGAGCCGGGGCCTCTCCTACCCGACCCACACCGGGCCCGGGCCGCTGCGGCGCCGCGCCTCGGTCCGGGGCAGCTCCGAGGACGACGAGGATGCGCGGACGCCCGACAGGGCCGCCCCGGGCCGGGCCCGCCACTGGTGGGTCGCGTCGTCCGCCTCGGCGCGGCCGCACTCCGCGCTCCTCGGCGCCGACACGCGTCCCGGCCTTAAGGGTCAGCGCACGGGCTCCGCGGGCGTGGTGCGGGCCCGACCCGAGGCGGGCCGGCGGCTGGAGCGCTGCCTGTCTCGGCTCCtgctctgggccagcctggggctGCTGCTCGTCTTCCTGGCCATCCTCTGGGTGAAGATGGGCAAGCCCTCGGCGCCACAGGAGGCGGAGGACAACA TGAAATTGTTGCCGGTGGACTGTGAGAGAAAAACAGATGAG TTCTGCCAGGCCAGGCAGAAGGCGGCCCTGCTGGAGCTGTTGCATGAGCTGTACAACTTCCTGGCCATCCAAGCAG GTAATTTTGAGTGTGGCAATCCGGAGAAGCTAAAGAGCAAATGCATCCCTGTCCTGGAGGCCCAGGAGTACATAGCT CCCCGGGCAGAGCTCACCCCGTCTTCCACCCTGCAGAACGTGACCAGCAGTTCCTCTTCGAGGTTTAAGGCTGCACTGACCTGGATACTGAGCAGCAACAAGGATGTGGGCATCTG GCTGAAAGGGGAAGACCCATCTGAGCTAGTGACCACCGTGGACAAAGTGGTCTGCCTGGAGTCCGCCCGGCCCCGGATGGGCATGGGCTGCCGCCTCAGCCGCGCCCTGCTCACCGCGGTTACCCATGTGCTCATCTTTTTCTGGT GCCTGGCCTTCCTGTGGGGGCTGCTGATCCTCCTGAAGTACCGATGGCGGAAGCTTGAAGAGGAAGAGCAGGCCATGTATGAGATGGTGAAGAAGATCATAG atGTGGTTCAGGACCACTATGTGGACTGGGAACAGGACATGGAGCGCTACCCCTACGTGGGCATCCTTCACGTGCGCGACAGTCTAATCCCCCCACAGAGCAG GCGGCGCATGAAGCGAGTATGGGACCGCGCCGTGGAATTCCTGGCTTCCAATGAATCTCGGATCCAGACCGAGTCCCACCGAGTGGCCGGGGAGGACATGCTGGTGTGGAGATGGACTAAGCCTTCCTCCTTCTCTGACTCGGAGCGATAG